GTCAGGAGCTTCATACATAATTTCTTCTAATACTTTTTCTAATACAGTAGCCAAACGCCGAGCACCAATATTTTGGCTTTCATGATTAACTTTATAAGCAATGCGAGCAATTTCTTCAATGGATTCTTTAGTAAATGTTAAATGAATACCATCACTGCCAATCATGGCAATGTATTGTTTAACTAAGGCATTATCTGGAGCTGTAAGAATGCGAATAAAGTCATTTTCAGATAAATCATTTAATTCTACTCGAATGGGGAAACGTCCTTGTAATTCAGCAATTAAATCGCTCGGTTTGCTTTCGGCAAAAGCTCCTGAACCAATAAATAAGATGTGATCAGTTTTCACGGTACCATATTTAGTATTAACACTAGAACCTTCAACAATTGGCAAGATATCACGTTGGACACCTTCACGAGATACTTCACCAGAATTTTTCTTATTGCCAGCAGTAATTTTATCAATTTCATCAATAAAAATAATGCCATCATTTTCAGCGCGCTGAATAGCAGCTTGGTAAATTGCATCATGATCGACTAATTTGCTGGATTCTTGCTCAATTAAAACTTCCCGAGCTTCTTTGACTGGTAATGTCCGACTAACTTTTTTCTTTGGCAAAATAGAGTCCATCGCACTATTTAAATCAATTCCCATTTGTCCCATCATATCATTCATTGGATTAACTTTATGAGACTCTTCGACTTGGATTGTTACTTCTTCATCTTCTAATAATCCCTTATCTAGTTGTTCTTTAACACTTAAGCGTTGATTGCGGACATCATCTGTTACTTCTTCATTATTAGGTACAGGATTTTCTCCTTGAGAAAGTGAATTAAAAGCCGCCATCATATCTTGAATACCGTTAATCTGCTTAGGTTCTTTCTTAACTCCAGGGACTAATAACTTGACTAATTGTTTGTCAGCTTCTCGAGTAGCTTGTGATCGAACATCACGATATTGAATATCTTCTTCAATTTTGACAGCTACATCTACTAAATCACGAATCATAGATTCAACATCACGACCAACGTAACCTACCTCTGTAAATTTGGTAGCTTCAACTTTAACGAAGGGGGCTTGAACCACTTTAGCTAAACGCCGAGCAATTTCTGTTTTACCAACACCTGTTGGTCCAATCATTAACAAATTCTTAGGAGTAATATCTTGTTGCATAGCTTCTGATAATTGCATCCTCCGGTAGCGATTATACAAAGCAATCGCCACGGCCTTCTTAGCTTCATCTTGACCAATAATATATTTATCCAATTGTTGAACAATTTGTTTAGGTGTCATTTGCGTTGTCATTTATATCCTCCTACAACTGATCTGTAATAATGCTTTTGTTGGTAAAAATATCAATATCAGAAGCAATATTAATTGCTTCTTGTGCAATTTGTTGAGCTGACATCCCTGAACTATGGCGAATCATGGCAATTGCAGCTGCTTGCGCAAAGTTACCGCCAGAACCAATTGCAATTACGTCTTCATCAGGTTCAATGACTTCACCATTACCTGAGATGAGCAACAAATCAGTTTGATTAAAGGCAATCATCATTGCTTCTAATTTTTGTAAAGTTGGATCTTTACGCCAATCTTGTGCTAATTCTACTGCAGCACGTTTTAAATTGCCTGAGTAAGATTCTAGTTTCTTTTCAAACCAATCTTCTAATGTAAACGCATCAGCCACTCCTCCAGCAAATCCGATTACGACCTGATTATTAAAAATCCGCCGGACTTTATGCGCTGAAGCCTTCATGATTGTCTTTTCGCCTGCTGTAACTTGACCATCACCAGCAATCGCGATTTGATTTTGATAACGTACTGCACAAATAGTTGTCATTTAATTTACCTCATTTTCATTATTAGCTCGTGGAAAATATTTCCGATAATCTTGTTGTAAATGTTCCATGGTTAAGTGGGTGTAGATTTGGGTAGTTGAAAGACTGGAATGTCCTAGCAATTCTTGAACAGTTCTTAAATCAGCTCCATTATTAAGCATTTGCGTGGCAAAACTATGACGCAACATATGGGGATGAATATTAGCCGTGAGATTAGTTTGTTTGATAATCTCCTTGAGAATATATTCAATTCCTCGACTAGTTAATTTTTGTCCATGATTGTTTACTAATAAAAAGTTGTGCTCAGTTTGTGAGCCCATCAACTGCCGTCGACCAGATTGTAAATATGTTGTAATCGCCGCTTGCGCTTTGGAACCAAGTGGTACATAACGATCTTTATCGCCTTTTCCATGAATTAAGATTATTTTCATCCCAAAATCAATTTGTTGCAAGGTTAAATTACTAGCCTCACTCACTCTAACACCTGTACCATAAAGAATTTCTAGTATAACTCGATTACGCTGTTTTAAAGGTTCATCACCTGCAGTCGCTGCGAGTAATTCTTCTAATTCTTTATTATAAAAAAATTCTGGCAAAATATGAGAATGTGATTTTAAATGGACTAATTCACAGGGGTCCTGCTTAATCAGCTGTTGCTTTTTTAAGAATTTAAAAAAAGTGCGTAAAGCAGAAATTTTTCGAGTAATCGTTCGACTAGCATATTTTTTTTGAGTTAAATAATCTAAATAATTTTCTACATCAACAGTCGTTACTTTTTTAAAAGCAACTGGCTTACCTGCATCTTCAGATAAAAAAGTTTGAAAATGTTGTAAATCACTGCGATAAGCTTTGACAGTTAACTCTGAATAATGCCGTTCGACAGATAAATACTGCATAAATTTCTGCAGCCACTGCTCATCCCTCAAAAAAACACCTCCCATTTACTCTCATACCATACCACAAGAGAAATAGCGGTGCTAATAAAATTTATTATTTCTGAACTTCTTCTTCATAATCGCCATTAGGACAAACTACTTGACGACCACCCTTAACTTTTTTCTCAACTAAATAATGTCCATCCTTAGGACAATCACGGTTAATAGGCTTATTCCAATCAACAAAATCACAATCCGGATAACGGGAACACCCATAAAAAATTCGACGCTTTTTAGATTTACGTTCCACTACTTGACCCTGATGACATTTCGGACAAACTACCCCAATTTCTTTGATGATTGGTTTTGTATTGCGACAGTCCGGAAAACGACTGCAAGCAAAAAATTTCCCATAGCGTCCCAACTTAATAACCATGGGCGCTCCACAAATATCACAATCAAATCCTGCAGGTTCATCTTTAATTTGTAATTTTTCAATTTTTTCATCGGCATTTTTTAATTCTTTAGAAAAAGGCTGATAATACTCATCTACAACTTTAGTCCATTTTTCTTTACCTGCTTCTATACCATCTAATTCATCTTCTAACTGGGCAGTAAAATCAATATTCACAATATCTGGAAAATATTTTTCAATTAAATTATCTACAATTTCACCTAGTTCAGTTGGTTCAAAGCTACGGCCATTTAATTTGACATAATAACGACGCTGGATAGTATCAATTGTTGGCGCATACGTGGAAGGACGACCAACACCGTTTTCTTCCAGGGCCTTGACCAAAGAAGCTTCAGTATATCTAGCTGGTGGCTGTGTAAAATGTTGTTCTGGATTGGTATCTAATAATTTAACTTGTTGACCTTCACTTAAATCTGGTAAAAGATTATCTTTAGTTTTATTATCGTCTTTATATAACTTTAAAAAACCATCAAACTTAATTTGTGATCCATTGGCTTGAAATTGGACTTTGCTTTGTTCTAATACTACCTTCACGGTATCCATAACAGCTGGTGTCATTTCACTAGCAACAAACCGATTCCAAATCAAGTTATAAAGGCGATATTGATCTCTTGTTAAAACTTTTTTAAGAGATTGCGGTGTTCGTAAGACTGAAGTCGGGCGAATCGCTTCATGAGCGTCTTGAGCTCCTTCAGGATTTTTGGTTTTATGCAATTTAGTTGCTGCATATTGTTCACCGTATTCTTCTTGAATGAATTTGGCAGTTTCATGTTTAGCAACAGTGGCAATCCGCGTAGAATCAGTCCGCATATAGGTAATTAAACCGACACTGCCTTGACGCCCGCCTAAATTAATACCTTCATACAGCTGTTGCGCTAACATCATGGTTTTCCGCGTTTTAAAGTTTAATTTTCGATTAGCTTCTTGTTGTAAGGAGCTAGTTGTAAACGGAGCTGCTGGATAACGTTTCCGCTCTTTTTTAACAACTTTAGAGACATTAAATTTTTTTCGTTTATCAATCTGTGCCAAAATATCTTTAACTGCTTGGTTTGACGGTAATTCTTTTTTCTTGCCATCAACACCATAAAAATTAGCTTCAAAAATATTTTTCTTGGCTGTTCCAGCTTGAAAATGACTTAAAATCGTCCAATACTCTTTCGGCTGAAATTTTTGAATAGATTTTTCCCGTTCAATGACTAATTTCAAGGCAATAGACTGCACACGACCTGCACTCAAGCCCTTTTTTACTTTTTGCCATAGAATCGGACTAATTGAATAACCGACTAACCGATCTAAAATTCTTCGTGCTTGTTGGGCATTCACCAAATCCATATTAACATTACGGGGATGTTTAAATGCTTCTTTGACAGCATCTTTAGTAATTTCATTAAAGACAACTCGATTTTTATCGTCAAGATCTAATCCCAAAACATAAGAAACATGCCAAGCAATCGCTTCGCCTTCACGATCAGGATCGGCTGCCAGATAAACATTTTGCGAATTTTTCGCAGCTTTTTTCAATTCTTTAATCGTGTCGCCTTTGCCGCGAATAGAAATATAAGTTGGCTCGTAATTGTGATCAATATCAACTCCCATTCGACTCTTTGGCAAATCTCGAATGTGTCCTTTGCTGGCTAAAACTTTATAATTTTTTCCTAAATATTTTTCAATTGTCTTAGCTTTTGCTGGTGATTCCACAATCACTAAATTTTTAGTGGTGGGTTTACGTTTTGTTGCTTTTGAGCTTACCAAAAAAAAGCTCCTTTCTTCAATCAAGTCGTTTCAAATAATATGCTAGATGATTCTACTTTGTCAAATTTTTTTTGCAACTTTCAAGTCACTAATAAATTCCGTAGCATTCAAATATGGTCGTGCACCTGCCGTAATTAATTGGTTGCACCCTTGAGATAGAGAACTAGTTATGGGTCCTGGTACAGCCCAAACATTACGATTTTCTTGTAACGCTAATTCTGCTGTAATTAAAGTACCACTCCGCTGGCGTGCTTGGGTTACTAATAGATTATCACAAAGTCCAGCAATTATGCGATTCCTTTGCGGAAAATAATAACGACGTGGACTGGTAGTGGGTGGATATTCACTTAATATTAATCCTTGCTGACTAATTTGTAATTGTAAGGATTTGTTTTCTGCTGGATAAAAATAATCTACTGAATTGCCCACAACTGCAATAGTATTGCCAAAATGATTCAGAGTTATCTGATGACAAAAACTATCAGCTCCGCGTGCTAGACCACTAATTGTGGTTATTTTTTGTTCTACCAATCCTGGTATTAAACCATACATAATTTGTTCTGTATAATGATTACATGCACGTGCACCAATTAAAGCGACAATCGGAGTTTTTAGTAATTGCAAATTTCCTATATAGTACAAAATAGCTGGCGGATTATAAATTTGCCGTAGTTGTGTTGGGTATGCTTGATCAAAAAACGTAATAAACCTAGCTGCATTTAAAGATTGGTGCAACCAGCGCTGCTTAAAAATTATTTGTTTATCTGCTTTTAGATGTTGGACAACAAAATCCAGCAAAAAATCAAGTTGAGAACTCACTTGATAATATTGCTGGCAAACTTTGAGTATTAACTGATTACTAACACATTGTGTTG
The nucleotide sequence above comes from Bombilactobacillus bombi. Encoded proteins:
- the hslU gene encoding ATP-dependent protease ATPase subunit HslU, producing MTTQMTPKQIVQQLDKYIIGQDEAKKAVAIALYNRYRRMQLSEAMQQDITPKNLLMIGPTGVGKTEIARRLAKVVQAPFVKVEATKFTEVGYVGRDVESMIRDLVDVAVKIEEDIQYRDVRSQATREADKQLVKLLVPGVKKEPKQINGIQDMMAAFNSLSQGENPVPNNEEVTDDVRNQRLSVKEQLDKGLLEDEEVTIQVEESHKVNPMNDMMGQMGIDLNSAMDSILPKKKVSRTLPVKEAREVLIEQESSKLVDHDAIYQAAIQRAENDGIIFIDEIDKITAGNKKNSGEVSREGVQRDILPIVEGSSVNTKYGTVKTDHILFIGSGAFAESKPSDLIAELQGRFPIRVELNDLSENDFIRILTAPDNALVKQYIAMIGSDGIHLTFTKESIEEIARIAYKVNHESQNIGARRLATVLEKVLEEIMYEAPDMQMGDITITQEYVDQKVGTIADDNDLTKYIL
- the dprA gene encoding DNA-processing protein DprA, producing the protein MTIQSLIRRLSATQCVSNQLILKVCQQYYQVSSQLDFLLDFVVQHLKADKQIIFKQRWLHQSLNAARFITFFDQAYPTQLRQIYNPPAILYYIGNLQLLKTPIVALIGARACNHYTEQIMYGLIPGLVEQKITTISGLARGADSFCHQITLNHFGNTIAVVGNSVDYFYPAENKSLQLQISQQGLILSEYPPTTSPRRYYFPQRNRIIAGLCDNLLVTQARQRSGTLITAELALQENRNVWAVPGPITSSLSQGCNQLITAGARPYLNATEFISDLKVAKKI
- the hslV gene encoding ATP-dependent protease subunit HslV produces the protein MTTICAVRYQNQIAIAGDGQVTAGEKTIMKASAHKVRRIFNNQVVIGFAGGVADAFTLEDWFEKKLESYSGNLKRAAVELAQDWRKDPTLQKLEAMMIAFNQTDLLLISGNGEVIEPDEDVIAIGSGGNFAQAAAIAMIRHSSGMSAQQIAQEAINIASDIDIFTNKSIITDQL
- the xerC gene encoding tyrosine recombinase XerC produces the protein MGGVFLRDEQWLQKFMQYLSVERHYSELTVKAYRSDLQHFQTFLSEDAGKPVAFKKVTTVDVENYLDYLTQKKYASRTITRKISALRTFFKFLKKQQLIKQDPCELVHLKSHSHILPEFFYNKELEELLAATAGDEPLKQRNRVILEILYGTGVRVSEASNLTLQQIDFGMKIILIHGKGDKDRYVPLGSKAQAAITTYLQSGRRQLMGSQTEHNFLLVNNHGQKLTSRGIEYILKEIIKQTNLTANIHPHMLRHSFATQMLNNGADLRTVQELLGHSSLSTTQIYTHLTMEHLQQDYRKYFPRANNENEVN
- the topA gene encoding type I DNA topoisomerase, which gives rise to MVSSKATKRKPTTKNLVIVESPAKAKTIEKYLGKNYKVLASKGHIRDLPKSRMGVDIDHNYEPTYISIRGKGDTIKELKKAAKNSQNVYLAADPDREGEAIAWHVSYVLGLDLDDKNRVVFNEITKDAVKEAFKHPRNVNMDLVNAQQARRILDRLVGYSISPILWQKVKKGLSAGRVQSIALKLVIEREKSIQKFQPKEYWTILSHFQAGTAKKNIFEANFYGVDGKKKELPSNQAVKDILAQIDKRKKFNVSKVVKKERKRYPAAPFTTSSLQQEANRKLNFKTRKTMMLAQQLYEGINLGGRQGSVGLITYMRTDSTRIATVAKHETAKFIQEEYGEQYAATKLHKTKNPEGAQDAHEAIRPTSVLRTPQSLKKVLTRDQYRLYNLIWNRFVASEMTPAVMDTVKVVLEQSKVQFQANGSQIKFDGFLKLYKDDNKTKDNLLPDLSEGQQVKLLDTNPEQHFTQPPARYTEASLVKALEENGVGRPSTYAPTIDTIQRRYYVKLNGRSFEPTELGEIVDNLIEKYFPDIVNIDFTAQLEDELDGIEAGKEKWTKVVDEYYQPFSKELKNADEKIEKLQIKDEPAGFDCDICGAPMVIKLGRYGKFFACSRFPDCRNTKPIIKEIGVVCPKCHQGQVVERKSKKRRIFYGCSRYPDCDFVDWNKPINRDCPKDGHYLVEKKVKGGRQVVCPNGDYEEEVQK